Proteins encoded by one window of Anopheles maculipalpis chromosome 2RL, idAnoMacuDA_375_x, whole genome shotgun sequence:
- the LOC126568035 gene encoding kelch-like protein diablo isoform X1, producing the protein MGDVLISDRPPSPASRLSHTSEKHPRVTLQELNVLRRHRELCDVVINVKGRKIFAHRVILSACSPYFRAMFTGELEESRQTEVTICDIDENAMELLIDFCYTSHIVVEESNVQPLLPAACLLQLAEIQDICCEFLKRQLDPENCLGIRAFADTHSCRELLRIADKFTQHNFQEVMESEEFLLLPVGQLVDIICSDELNVRSEEQVFNAVMAWLKYNVADRRQHLAQVLQHVRMPLLSPKFLVGTVGSDLLVRSDEACRDLVDEAKNYLLLPQERPLMQGPRTRPRKPTRRGEVLFAVGGWCSGDAIASVERFDPETADWKMVAPMSKRRCGVGVAVLNDLLYAVGGHDGQSYLNSIERYDPQTNQWSCDVAPTTSCRTSVGVAVLDGFLYAVGGQDGVQCLNHVERYDPKENKWSKVAPMTTRRLGVAVAVLGGYLYAIGGSDGQCPLNTVERYDPRQNKWCAVSPMSTRRKHLGCAVFNNFIYAVGGRDDCMELSSAERYNPHTNSWSPIVAMTSRRSGVGLAVVNGQLYAVGGFDGTAYLKTIEVYDPETNQWRLCGCMNYRRLGGGVGVMRAPQTENYMWIRKDSVV; encoded by the exons ATGGGTGACGTACTAATATCGGATCGGCCACCGTCACCGGCGAG CAGACTATCACACACCTCGGAGAAGCATCCCCGGGTGACGTTGCAGGAGCTGAACGTGCTGCGCCGTCACCGGGAGCTCTGCGATGTCGTTATCAACGTGAAGGGACGCAAAATCTTCGCACATCGCGTCATCCTGTCCGCCTGCAGTCCCTACTTCCGGGCAATGTTTACGGGAGAGTTGGAAGAATCGCGCCAAACGGAAGTTACCATCTGCGACATCGACGAAAATGCGATGGAACTGTTGATTGACTTTTGCTACACATCCCACATCGTGGTGGAAGAGTCGAACGTGCAACCATTACTGCCGGCCGCCTGTCTACTGCAGCTCGCCGAAATACAGGACATATGTTGCGAGTTTCTCAAGCGCCAGCTCGATCCGGAAAACTGTCTCGGCATCAGGGCGTTCGCGGATACACACTCGTGCCGGGAACTGTTACGAATTGCGGACAAATTCACCCAACACAACTTCCAGGAGGTGATGGAGAGTGAAGAATTTCTGTTGCTTCCGGTCGGACAGTTGGTGGACATTATATGTAGCGATGAGCTGAACGTACGTTCGGAGGAGCAAGTTTTCAATGCCGTTATGGCGTGGCTAAAGTATAACGTTGCCGATCGAAGACAGCATTTGGCGCAGGTGCTGCAACACGTCCGGATGCCACTGCTTAGTCCAAAGTTTCTTGTCGGTACGGTTGGTTCGGATTTGCTGGTACGATCCGATGAAGCTTGCCGGGATTTGGTGGATGAAGCGAAGAACTATCTGCTGCTACCACAGGAACGTCCGCTAATGCAAGGACCTCGCACACGTCCCCGGAAACCTACCCGCCGCGGAGAGGTACTGTTTGcggttggtggttggtgttCGGGTGATGCGATTGCTTCCGTGGAACGATTCGATCCGGAAACGGCCGACTGGAAGATGGTGGCACCGATGAGTAAGCGACGCTGTGGTGTTGGTGTAGCTGTGCTGAACGATCTGCTGTACGCGGTCGGTGGACACGATGGGCAAAGTTATCTGAACAGCATCGAACGGTACGATCCGCAGACGAACCAGTGGTCGTGTGATGTGGCACCGACTACCAGCTGTCGCACCAGTGTTGGGGTGGCCGTGTTGGATGGTTTCCTGTACGCGGTCGGTGGGCAGGATGGTGTGCAGTGTTTGAATCACGTCGAACGATACGACCCGAAAGAGAACAAATGGTCCAAGGTAGCGCCAATGACGACACGACGACTTGGAGTCGCGGTGGCTGTGCTTGGCGGCTATCTGTACGCGATCGGTGGTTCGGATGGACAGTGTCCGTTAAATACAGTCGAACGATACGACCCACGGCAGAACAAATGGTGCGCCGTTAGTCCAATGTCGACGCGAAGGAAACATCTTGGCTGTGCGGTGTTTAACAACTTTATCTATGCGGTGGGAGGACGCGACGATTGTATGGAACTGTCGTCGGCGGAGCGGTACAATCCACACACCAACTCCTGGAGCCCGATCGTCGCGATGACGTCCAGACGCAGTGGG GTTGGACTAGCGGTAGTTAACGGTCAATTGTATGCCGTCGGTGGCTTTGACGGTACTGCCTATCTGAAGACGATCGAGGTATACGATCCGGAAACGAATCAGTGGCGCCTGTGCGGCTGCATGAACTATCGCCGGCTCGGTGGTGGTGTCGGTGTGATGCGTGCACCCCAAACCGAGAACTACATGTG GATTCGCAAAGATTCCGTTGtttaa
- the LOC126568035 gene encoding kelch-like protein diablo isoform X2, translated as MGDVLISDRPPSPARLSHTSEKHPRVTLQELNVLRRHRELCDVVINVKGRKIFAHRVILSACSPYFRAMFTGELEESRQTEVTICDIDENAMELLIDFCYTSHIVVEESNVQPLLPAACLLQLAEIQDICCEFLKRQLDPENCLGIRAFADTHSCRELLRIADKFTQHNFQEVMESEEFLLLPVGQLVDIICSDELNVRSEEQVFNAVMAWLKYNVADRRQHLAQVLQHVRMPLLSPKFLVGTVGSDLLVRSDEACRDLVDEAKNYLLLPQERPLMQGPRTRPRKPTRRGEVLFAVGGWCSGDAIASVERFDPETADWKMVAPMSKRRCGVGVAVLNDLLYAVGGHDGQSYLNSIERYDPQTNQWSCDVAPTTSCRTSVGVAVLDGFLYAVGGQDGVQCLNHVERYDPKENKWSKVAPMTTRRLGVAVAVLGGYLYAIGGSDGQCPLNTVERYDPRQNKWCAVSPMSTRRKHLGCAVFNNFIYAVGGRDDCMELSSAERYNPHTNSWSPIVAMTSRRSGVGLAVVNGQLYAVGGFDGTAYLKTIEVYDPETNQWRLCGCMNYRRLGGGVGVMRAPQTENYMWIRKDSVV; from the exons ATGGGTGACGTACTAATATCGGATCGGCCACCGTCACCGGCGAG ACTATCACACACCTCGGAGAAGCATCCCCGGGTGACGTTGCAGGAGCTGAACGTGCTGCGCCGTCACCGGGAGCTCTGCGATGTCGTTATCAACGTGAAGGGACGCAAAATCTTCGCACATCGCGTCATCCTGTCCGCCTGCAGTCCCTACTTCCGGGCAATGTTTACGGGAGAGTTGGAAGAATCGCGCCAAACGGAAGTTACCATCTGCGACATCGACGAAAATGCGATGGAACTGTTGATTGACTTTTGCTACACATCCCACATCGTGGTGGAAGAGTCGAACGTGCAACCATTACTGCCGGCCGCCTGTCTACTGCAGCTCGCCGAAATACAGGACATATGTTGCGAGTTTCTCAAGCGCCAGCTCGATCCGGAAAACTGTCTCGGCATCAGGGCGTTCGCGGATACACACTCGTGCCGGGAACTGTTACGAATTGCGGACAAATTCACCCAACACAACTTCCAGGAGGTGATGGAGAGTGAAGAATTTCTGTTGCTTCCGGTCGGACAGTTGGTGGACATTATATGTAGCGATGAGCTGAACGTACGTTCGGAGGAGCAAGTTTTCAATGCCGTTATGGCGTGGCTAAAGTATAACGTTGCCGATCGAAGACAGCATTTGGCGCAGGTGCTGCAACACGTCCGGATGCCACTGCTTAGTCCAAAGTTTCTTGTCGGTACGGTTGGTTCGGATTTGCTGGTACGATCCGATGAAGCTTGCCGGGATTTGGTGGATGAAGCGAAGAACTATCTGCTGCTACCACAGGAACGTCCGCTAATGCAAGGACCTCGCACACGTCCCCGGAAACCTACCCGCCGCGGAGAGGTACTGTTTGcggttggtggttggtgttCGGGTGATGCGATTGCTTCCGTGGAACGATTCGATCCGGAAACGGCCGACTGGAAGATGGTGGCACCGATGAGTAAGCGACGCTGTGGTGTTGGTGTAGCTGTGCTGAACGATCTGCTGTACGCGGTCGGTGGACACGATGGGCAAAGTTATCTGAACAGCATCGAACGGTACGATCCGCAGACGAACCAGTGGTCGTGTGATGTGGCACCGACTACCAGCTGTCGCACCAGTGTTGGGGTGGCCGTGTTGGATGGTTTCCTGTACGCGGTCGGTGGGCAGGATGGTGTGCAGTGTTTGAATCACGTCGAACGATACGACCCGAAAGAGAACAAATGGTCCAAGGTAGCGCCAATGACGACACGACGACTTGGAGTCGCGGTGGCTGTGCTTGGCGGCTATCTGTACGCGATCGGTGGTTCGGATGGACAGTGTCCGTTAAATACAGTCGAACGATACGACCCACGGCAGAACAAATGGTGCGCCGTTAGTCCAATGTCGACGCGAAGGAAACATCTTGGCTGTGCGGTGTTTAACAACTTTATCTATGCGGTGGGAGGACGCGACGATTGTATGGAACTGTCGTCGGCGGAGCGGTACAATCCACACACCAACTCCTGGAGCCCGATCGTCGCGATGACGTCCAGACGCAGTGGG GTTGGACTAGCGGTAGTTAACGGTCAATTGTATGCCGTCGGTGGCTTTGACGGTACTGCCTATCTGAAGACGATCGAGGTATACGATCCGGAAACGAATCAGTGGCGCCTGTGCGGCTGCATGAACTATCGCCGGCTCGGTGGTGGTGTCGGTGTGATGCGTGCACCCCAAACCGAGAACTACATGTG GATTCGCAAAGATTCCGTTGtttaa
- the LOC126568035 gene encoding kelch-like protein diablo isoform X3 gives MGDVLISDRPPSPASRLSHTSEKHPRVTLQELNVLRRHRELCDVVINVKGRKIFAHRVILSACSPYFRAMFTGELEESRQTEVTICDIDENAMELLIDFCYTSHIVVEESNVQPLLPAACLLQLAEIQDICCEFLKRQLDPENCLGIRAFADTHSCRELLRIADKFTQHNFQEVMESEEFLLLPVGQLVDIICSDELNVRSEEQVFNAVMAWLKYNVADRRQHLAQVLQHVRMPLLSPKFLVGTVGSDLLVRSDEACRDLVDEAKNYLLLPQERPLMQGPRTRPRKPTRRGEVLFAVGGWCSGDAIASVERFDPETADWKMVAPMSKRRCGVGVAVLNDLLYAVGGHDGQSYLNSIERYDPQTNQWSCDVAPTTSCRTSVGVAVLDGFLYAVGGQDGVQCLNHVERYDPKENKWSKVAPMTTRRLGVAVAVLGGYLYAIGGSDGQCPLNTVERYDPRQNKWCAVSPMSTRRKHLGCAVFNNFIYAVGGRDDCMELSSAERYNPHTNSWSPIVAMTSRRSGVGLAVVNGQLYAVGGFDGTAYLKTIEVYDPETNQWRLCGCMNYRRLGGGVGVMRAPQTENYMW, from the exons ATGGGTGACGTACTAATATCGGATCGGCCACCGTCACCGGCGAG CAGACTATCACACACCTCGGAGAAGCATCCCCGGGTGACGTTGCAGGAGCTGAACGTGCTGCGCCGTCACCGGGAGCTCTGCGATGTCGTTATCAACGTGAAGGGACGCAAAATCTTCGCACATCGCGTCATCCTGTCCGCCTGCAGTCCCTACTTCCGGGCAATGTTTACGGGAGAGTTGGAAGAATCGCGCCAAACGGAAGTTACCATCTGCGACATCGACGAAAATGCGATGGAACTGTTGATTGACTTTTGCTACACATCCCACATCGTGGTGGAAGAGTCGAACGTGCAACCATTACTGCCGGCCGCCTGTCTACTGCAGCTCGCCGAAATACAGGACATATGTTGCGAGTTTCTCAAGCGCCAGCTCGATCCGGAAAACTGTCTCGGCATCAGGGCGTTCGCGGATACACACTCGTGCCGGGAACTGTTACGAATTGCGGACAAATTCACCCAACACAACTTCCAGGAGGTGATGGAGAGTGAAGAATTTCTGTTGCTTCCGGTCGGACAGTTGGTGGACATTATATGTAGCGATGAGCTGAACGTACGTTCGGAGGAGCAAGTTTTCAATGCCGTTATGGCGTGGCTAAAGTATAACGTTGCCGATCGAAGACAGCATTTGGCGCAGGTGCTGCAACACGTCCGGATGCCACTGCTTAGTCCAAAGTTTCTTGTCGGTACGGTTGGTTCGGATTTGCTGGTACGATCCGATGAAGCTTGCCGGGATTTGGTGGATGAAGCGAAGAACTATCTGCTGCTACCACAGGAACGTCCGCTAATGCAAGGACCTCGCACACGTCCCCGGAAACCTACCCGCCGCGGAGAGGTACTGTTTGcggttggtggttggtgttCGGGTGATGCGATTGCTTCCGTGGAACGATTCGATCCGGAAACGGCCGACTGGAAGATGGTGGCACCGATGAGTAAGCGACGCTGTGGTGTTGGTGTAGCTGTGCTGAACGATCTGCTGTACGCGGTCGGTGGACACGATGGGCAAAGTTATCTGAACAGCATCGAACGGTACGATCCGCAGACGAACCAGTGGTCGTGTGATGTGGCACCGACTACCAGCTGTCGCACCAGTGTTGGGGTGGCCGTGTTGGATGGTTTCCTGTACGCGGTCGGTGGGCAGGATGGTGTGCAGTGTTTGAATCACGTCGAACGATACGACCCGAAAGAGAACAAATGGTCCAAGGTAGCGCCAATGACGACACGACGACTTGGAGTCGCGGTGGCTGTGCTTGGCGGCTATCTGTACGCGATCGGTGGTTCGGATGGACAGTGTCCGTTAAATACAGTCGAACGATACGACCCACGGCAGAACAAATGGTGCGCCGTTAGTCCAATGTCGACGCGAAGGAAACATCTTGGCTGTGCGGTGTTTAACAACTTTATCTATGCGGTGGGAGGACGCGACGATTGTATGGAACTGTCGTCGGCGGAGCGGTACAATCCACACACCAACTCCTGGAGCCCGATCGTCGCGATGACGTCCAGACGCAGTGGG GTTGGACTAGCGGTAGTTAACGGTCAATTGTATGCCGTCGGTGGCTTTGACGGTACTGCCTATCTGAAGACGATCGAGGTATACGATCCGGAAACGAATCAGTGGCGCCTGTGCGGCTGCATGAACTATCGCCGGCTCGGTGGTGGTGTCGGTGTGATGCGTGCACCCCAAACCGAGAACTACATGTGGTAA